The Pagrus major chromosome 5, Pma_NU_1.0 genomic sequence TCTTCTTGAGGGTGTAGCTCAGTACAAGATCAAATTGCTTTTTGGATGTCTTACACAACACTTTATGTCAGAACAGGACTTACTTTCCAGGATTTATGGTTTTGATTATGGATTTTTAGAACCAAAAAAACATCCCACAAAGATTATTTTGGAGAGTGCTGGCAATGGCATTGCTTTGAATTCTATTCAGACACTTTGTCTTGTGAAAAACATCCCACTGTTGTTTGGTGACATTAATCCTCCAGGAAACAAAAACTGGAATTTGTCACTGTTGTTACTTCAGATAATGAAGATTGTTTTCCCCTTCTCTCACTCTGGGTACgacaatatatttaaaacatttaattgttgGCCACCACAAACTATTTAAGCACTTGTATCCACATCGAAACTTGCTACCTAAGCATCATTTTATGATCTATTACTCATCTTCTATAAGGAAAATTGGCCCCTTATTATATATGTGGAGTATGACACACGCCAAACACAAGGTGTTTAAAGATTCTTTTATAAATTTCAAAAACATAACCAAATCACTTGCTAAAAAGCATCAGATGGCCATTGCTTATCACTGGGAACCTTTCACCCTCAAACAAAACGACGTGACAACATCCAGCCTTTGTCACCACTTGTTGTTTGATGTCGgttttggtgtgtctgggctcTTACTAATGTTATACTAATGACCTTCTAGGAAAGTAGACAGAACTGCCCTCCTGTGTTAAAAAAGTGTCTATCTATGCTAGCAGCTCAATGAAACTGCTGACATGTCGATGTTTAGCAAcatcttagcatgctaacctctgATAATTAACACTAAACACAAATTACAGATTGTACAGACAAAGTACAGACAAGTAtgtggtcataaaccaaagtattgaaCTAAATTAAATTTCGATCTGATGATGTAGCCTATTAATCATACATAATTTATGTATAATTTGTATTTATCAAACATTATAGCCTAACCAATGTTGCAATTCTAGATAGATAATTCTCTTTTGTGgtgtgattaaacagtaaattcattGTACCCCAGTGAGGTGTCGTCCTCCCTCTGGTTAAACAGCAGGACTACCAGGGCACTCAGGGGGGTGTGGACACAGGAGGGCAGCCAAGACCTGGCACTCAGCTGCAGGTCCCGTtaatctccctccctctcgttATCTGGTTATCAGGGCcatgaaaatctctgtcagTCTAACTGACGCATTATTACTTCCTAAGTGTATGTTCAATGATTTATGGATTATGAGCTTAGTTACCTCaccggtaaacacaccaacacttTGGCTGACGCAGCTACAGTGTCGCTGGGTTTGCTAGGTAGAGCAGACAGACTGGGTGGTGGAGCAGTGGCAGGGCAGCTTGACGGCAGCGGACAGCCAGCCATTATCACTATTCTCACAGGTGTTGTTGTAGTCCAGGTAGGGTGGAGTGAAGTGCTGTGAAGATTAAATCCTCCATATGACTGTTTTGGTGATATGTGAATTGAGGGGGTCCATTATAGGTGGTCGGCAGACTTTGAGATAGCATGGCATGTTTGCGGTTGTGAAGCCAGAAAGGGTTCTTGACCTTGACACAAGGGGCTAGAAACACATGGGGCATAAATAGCATAGCAATAACACCATCCAGACAGGAAACAACATTGTGTGAGAGATTAGAAATGAAGTGAGTAAGGGCCTGCATTGGtgtgaccatttttcaacttgaaaagaaaaatcagattCAGAAAGTCAGATTTGTGTATTACATCGCTGAGTTTGAAGGCTAACAGCTTACAGTGTTTTGGAAAGTTATTGTTGCAACAATAATTTCATCTGACAATTGCCGGGTAAATTGTGGAATTAAACAGTTCATGTCACAGTAATGTAATAGCAATGTGCACATTAATGTATCTGATTAGCTAAGCCAGTGTATCTGTTCTAAATTCCCTCAGCAAATCTCTGGTAGATCAGCTCCAATTAGTGTACAACCTTGAGGTTGTACACTAtgctggaggagatgatggtTGACATGAGTGTATTTAGAATCATGAGTGTTCactgccctccagtggtcaCATTGAGGAATTGCAACACTGCATTTAACTTGTACAACACAGTTTATAGCGAGTGTATAAGTTTTCTGCCTCCAGTCCAGACCAGCCTAACCTGTGGACAGGGATGAAGAAAGTATTAATCCAAGTCATAGCGCTTGTGTCAAAATAAAGTTAGATGAAAGGTAAATGGGGTTAATAGGTGGTACTACTGTTAAACTAAAGAACACCTCcagaatacaaaataaattacattaattgTCAAAGTATAAACCAGTAGAACAAGATCACACCACAGAGCTCTGATGTCCAAACCAACGATTGATTTACTTTTGGCACTTTGCACTGATTATCAATTTATCCAGCCTTCCTCTATATGGACCCAGGATTAACCAGAAAAGAGGACAAAACTCAGACAATCAAACAACAATGATTGGCAAAAAGTAATTATGTCAGCTCCAAGTGCAACAAGGATGTATGGCCACCACTAATTAAATAATCGGACACCTCTTATAGAATTAACAGCAGAATAACACATCAGAAAGGCATACATATCAGGAAAATAAACCTGCTCCTTACAACCTATAAGATGCTGTCCTCTACAGGAACTCAACTGGAAGTACAGCAGGGTGGCAGATTGATGTACTGTATTGTTCTGATGTACTGACAAGACCTACTGAAACCTAATCTGCCCTGCTGAAGTGTACATGAGCAAATCTGAATCCCCATATTCCATCAGAGATCAGGCCTCAGGATATTACATCGTATCTTTTCTCAATGTGTGCAAGTATGATTGTtggctttatttctttatttggtCATTTTATGTGTAAGATTTTGATGacagtatcaaaagtaaaaaacaaagaagggaAGGATGACATATTGACAaacattcacatgcacacagatgcCATTTCATTAACCCTAAAGGCTACTAAGAATGTGTGACAAGCTGGTGTAAGGTTTGCCTCTTTACAAAGGTGATACATTTACATTGTAAGTTGTATCTACACATATGGGTTAACAcattataataaccatcattaattaatggtaaatagttatttcactgttcttTCACcatttattaagtaattgtTTAAAGTAAAGTTGAAACTGATGTTTACattactttgtaaatggttaataaataccgtgtatatgtatatatctataaaCATGATATGAATGGCCGATAtgaagttgcagctgatgtttagtAAAGTTTAGTGTAAAGgattacatattttgttgtatGTACCTTAAAATTATCAATTTATTTAATctcaaaatataataattataaaatgaaatgaacgTTTAGAGTAGGAaccagaatcagctttattggccaagtatgtgtcCACACATAATGAATattgttgtttcagtttcaaCACAATTGTTTCAGCAATTTTATTTCCagtaaaatgttaatttctgattaataaagaaatgttggaCATTTATGAAATTTACTTTGAACACATTTCCTCCTTGTACACACTGTATATAAAACGTAGCATACATTATGTACCATATTTCATGGCTGTTTCCCATGTCAATCGCGCACACACGCTTTAGTGGTGACATCCTACAGGGAGCTTCAGGGATGTGAATGTGCATATTAATAAGTCACTATAAGCTCATAAATCATTTTGACTGCCGACACGCCCCCTGCGCTCCTATTGGCTGCTGCCCGCTTCATGTCTGCTGCGTCCCCTCTCGGTAATTTAAATAGCCTCTTGCGCAATTTGATGAATAGTGTCGCTGTCAAAAGCGTTCGAAGCAGATGAAGGCATGTTGATGGACAGACAGCTGTGAcagaggacaggaagagaggcTGCGTCATGTCTCCTCCGCACGGCTACATGTAGTTATTCTCCTGCCGAGCTGGATGTCGGGGAGAGTTTGCTCAACTATCACCGTCACCGAGCCGTCCCGGGCTTCATGTTGCGTTGCTTCGCCTTTTTCTGGATAGCGATGGAGACCAGAACATGTCAAGTCTGAGTGCGGTGCTACAACTCTAAGCGTGTCGAGcttcttgtgaatatttttcaaCCTTCTCAAACTTCAACGCAGGAGGGAAAAGCGtcgctcggctcggctcggctcggctcggaaAGGTAACACgtctcttcttttccctctttctttctctttctttctctctctctttcttccgcGCGCGCGTTTGTGAATAAAGCTTTCTGATCTGACTCGTGGAGTTCAGCCAGGGACGAGGATACTGTGGAAAGTTAGAGTATTAAATGAAGAATAAAATAGTTTAATAATGCTGTACGTGTTACGTTTAGCCTCAATACTGGCACGCATCCAAAAGTCCCATTTGGTGACCCacacccccccccaccccaccacacacacacacacacacacacacacacacacacacacacacacacacacacgaacacatcacatcaaaatacacatacacacaggcatAATGAAATGCATATAAATCATAAATTCACATGTACAATCAGTTATGAGACTACTTTGGATACTTTAAAGTTCCAGAGCTATACAGAACAACATTTGAACATAGTTTATATTTCATCTTCCTGTGTACAGAGTATCAGCGGAAATATTTCGATTATTCTTTCTTGTATTGGTCAGTATGACAGTGTTTAAGTCAACCTGTTACAGCTCTTAAAGTGAACATGTTATCAATCAGTTACATGCTGAAGCTCTGTGCAGGTCTGTCTGAGCAAGAGGAAATGGCTGATGTGTGTAGTTGTAAATAAAAACGGGGGTTATTATAAGCTCTTACTTGTGATTATTGTAATCAATATTATTGAAGTAAATATCCACCGATGGAAACCCACtcaaacatattttacacaaaAGTTACACTTTGAAGACTATCATATCAGAAATATCTACCAGTAATCTGAGTATGAGTATTGACTTTTGTCTTATAAAGGTGGTAAACACCTGTCTCAGTTGTCAAACCTCTATTCTGTTGGTCCAAGAGCCTCTGAGGGCAGCATGGTGAACAGCCAGGCACCAGGCGTACCGCCGGCCCCCAGGTCGTGTGCAGGATGTGGGGGGAAGATCGCCGACcgcttcctcctcttctccatgGAACGCTACTGGCACACTCGCTGCCTCAAGTGCTCTTGCTGCCAAGCCCAGCTGGGGGACATTGGCACCACCTGCTACAGCAAAGGGGGCATGATTCTGTGTCGGAGTGACTACATCAGgtgagaggaaggaaaaggtggcagaggaggtgggagggagggagggaggaggagatgaagctGCTGGTTTTAGATTTTGGAGGCTGTACAGACTGAgcaatctgtgtttttgtgttttcagactgtttggGCACAGCGGGGCGTGCAGCGCCTGCGGCCAGTCGATCCCAGCCAACGAAATGGTGATGAGGGCGCAGGGAAATGTTTACCACCTCAAGGTAAATCCCCAGCTCTCACATCAGCGAGCTTTGTCTCCCGCTGCTTGTTTGACAGAAACATCTGGGATTTGGTGGGGAGAGACAGTGAGACGGGAAGATGTGTCCCCTCAGTATCAGGAGACAGAAATTGTGCACTGCATCTCTTTTGCCTCATGTACTCCTAAACTTTGTTTGAGGCACATTGAAAGAGGTTTTAAGATACACTGACGGCAGTATTTTATATGTCCATTCATATTATCCATTCATTGAAGTTTCTCACATTAGGTGCCATTGCtaacaaaatgatgttttaatattttgtgtcaAGCCCTTAGTATGAATTTGCTTCAGTGTTCTACATTTGATCGATTTCCATTTCTGAccccttgtgtttttttcctgctgctctgcagtGTTTCAGCTGTGCCACCTGTAGAAACAGACTGATGCCTGGCGATCGCTTCCATTACATCAATGGTACGATCTTCTGTGAGCACGACAGACCCGGCGCTGCCTTGCTCAACAGCCACCTGCCCCCACTTCAGAGCAACTCTGTGCTGACAGACCAGAAGGTGAATAAAGAAAGTTTACTCTCCTAtatgatcagaatcagaatcgtTTTTATTGCAATGTAAGTTTTCACATACGAGCaatttgctgtggtctgtaggtgctaaaacaacaaaacaatactAAAAACAATTGAGAGATataatagaaaaagaaatagagatgaaaaatagaaaaatagagacaataacACACgaatggacaaaaaaaacaaaaaaacagtagaACAATATGTACATGTTTGACTGTTATTTTAAATAGATGTAAGACTAGATTTATGAAGGAGtgcaaaatgtttgacatggaTTGTGCAAGGTCACAGTATAGATGAATATTGCAATGTGCAATGTTAAAATGGATGTTTATATGAAGAAGACGATTCAGCAAAGTAggtgaaaatgtgttgaaagGTGCTATTTTCATAAGCAACCAACGATGTTAACAATGTGTCAGCGCAGGAATGAAAAAACATCTGATAGTGTAAGAGTCTGAAAAAATAACAGCGGAAGAATAAGATAATGTACATAAAAATGTCAGTGGTGGATTGtaacaagtacatttacttataTTTCAAATGTGTAAGTACAGTTTTGAAGTACTCGTACTTTTCTCGAGTATCTCCATTTAATGCAACTTCATACTTCTGCTCCACTAActgtcagagggaaatattgttgttttgaaAGCTGGGTTTCAATTTACTTtacataatattttatttacaaaaccTTATAATTGCTTATAAGATAAGTAGTTTCAGATTAAACTGCTCCACATGATGTAACATTGTTCAGCATTTGTTTTACCTTCACTGGTTACAACATTAACTGCAACGTTTACTGCTCACTCTTTCATGCATCGGTAATAATAATCCAACATTATAAATAATACCATAACACTGACAAGTACTATACAGCTGCATAATGAGCACTGTCACTTTTGATAGTTTACCATCATCTTCATGTTGTCAATACTCGTTGAGTTTTACTTAATTCAttgttatatatatacatagtatagtatataatagatttcattttatttatgtgctTATTTCTATGAGCTAAAATGAACTTCAATGTTAAATGAAGACAACAGTAAAAAGGAAATAGAAACATGGAAAAATATCAACAATTGGGCTCCATATCCACACAACAGGAAGGATATGAAGATGGAGCTGAAGTGTTTGCCATGGCAGTGACCCTAACccttctccctcccctctggtcTTGTCTGCAGGTGTGCTGAGTGGCAGGAGTGCTGCACATTGCCCTCGCCTTTCCTCCCGAGCTTCACCTCTCTGCGGTGCACCATTCTTCTTCTCCCGCTACTGTCGCCATTGTTGTGGATTCTCATCACTGTCCCGCCTCTCTTCCCCAGAGAGCATGCAGTTTCTCACCAAGATATCTTGTCCGTCACCGTATCAGAGActctatgtactgtatacaaAGTCACATTTATGTTGTGTTCAATGTTAAAGGGGTCTGTGCATCATGCAAAGACTTACAGTTTGGATGGACTGCACTGGCAAAAGGCTCCATTGGGACTAAGAGAAAGCTGGAGGAAAGCAATGACGATGAAAGCCTCGCCAACTGGAAGAGGGAACAAAAGATGCTTGAATGAATGTTTGATGGACTGCTGTAAAATGACTGTCAGAGCTTTGCTTATGCCGTGTGGCATTATTTCCCCTGAGTGTCAGTGCTTTTAATGAACTCTTGATCTCTCTCTTGTATATGTTAATCTGAACActcaaggaaaacaaaaatctaaTGTTGCTGTCACCTATGAAAACTGATTTTCAGACGCCCTGCACAAAgaactgaaatgatttttttgttttgtttttttttcttctgtagagttttatttctttgtcagATTCAATGTGTGGAAAAATGgtagatttaaaaacaaaaatcctaTTAAAATGATTTTCCTGTAACATGTCACAAAGTGAGCTGAGGTCATTTTGCCGCCCCTTGGCGGCATTAGAGTGGCAGTGTATTGCGTGGTACCTAGCATGGTGGATGtgactgtctctctcactctctttagCCCTGTATGGTGAAAACATGCCTGATTACCCAGAGGAATGGAATTAGGGGGCTTGAGCTCTGACCATTTACAGAAGCAATTAAACATGAGCCCTGTATCTGTGCTGCTGGAGCTCCTGGGAGGCTGAACTTGGGGCATATCCCGTGGCTGACTGGCTCGgtggctgcctgcctgcctgcctgcctctaATAAAGCCTAATCTGAAAGCAGGCTAATTAAAGGGGAGTGGCCTCCTCTACATCCAGGGCATTTGAAACAATCTGATGTATTTACTGTTTACCATGTCCCAATTAAAGCTCCCACACAGCCTGGTTTGTTTCCCATCACAGCTCTTTGTTCTCTGCCACTCTGCATGGCTTCTGAAAATTATTTTCCTGAGCTGCATCTAATTCACTCTAACTCGGTTTGCCTTTTAAAAAGCTATGTTAAACTTAAAGTCTCGGCATACCATCAGACGTTGGGAGTTAATCTGTGTGATAGCAGTGATGGAGTATGCAGCGTGCAGGAGGCAGTAGATAGGATCTGCTCTACTTTCACACCTTGCCTGGGAGCATGGCAGCCATCAAACTTGCACCTTAATGCGCTTAGCTATTTCAAAACGTCCCACTTGTCATGGTAGGTGCTGATACTGCATCAATTATTTATTCCACGTCTGATCAAGAGGCGTCACGCAAATTCATTAACGTATGCAAATGATCACAATTACAATTATCTTTGTATCATGATggtgaagaaataaaacctcGGCACATTCCCGAGTCCCAACGCACCACAAGTTACACTTTGCATTCAAACTAATCAAGCCTCATCTGCCTTTTCCTAATTAGCCGGAACGTTTTCAGATGCCAATTAGCAGGTCTCATGAAAAGGCTCTTTGCCATGAGGCGTTGTCTTTTATCGGAGCTTCTGCAGGTGTGTGGCTCACCATGTAGCCTGTGTCATAGGAAAGTGTTTATTCCCGCTAATTAATCATATTAACACATGCAGATGAGTGTAATTGCCTGAGCTCCTCCACCTCACACTGTGTGAAGACACAAGATGATGCcaggatatttttaaatgctcaTGATGATAAGGAAGAAGACCGGCGAAGCCTCCTTTTTGCCCAGACACTCCTGTGATATAGATCCAAGATGGCTGCATTCCTTTAGCCCAGTTCCCTTCTGATGCTGATCCGCTGGTCTGTCAGAAGTAGGCCTCTCCATGTGTGAGGAGGCCAGGCCGAGTGTTTGGAATCAGACAATATGCTGGCGTTAGCTTACATGTCTCTGTGACGGTTCAGTCTGCTTTGTGTCACCAGATGTGAACTCAAGTCTGTACAGCAGGAGAACACAGGGGCCCAGTTTCCTCTTTGGTTAA encodes the following:
- the LOC140996493 gene encoding LIM domain transcription factor LMO4-B, translating into MVNSQAPGVPPAPRSCAGCGGKIADRFLLFSMERYWHTRCLKCSCCQAQLGDIGTTCYSKGGMILCRSDYIRLFGHSGACSACGQSIPANEMVMRAQGNVYHLKCFSCATCRNRLMPGDRFHYINGTIFCEHDRPGAALLNSHLPPLQSNSVLTDQKVC